A single genomic interval of Penaeus vannamei isolate JL-2024 chromosome 21, ASM4276789v1, whole genome shotgun sequence harbors:
- the RpL31 gene encoding large ribosomal subunit protein eL31, translating into MPRRKTEKRQSAIDKVVTREYTINLHARLHGVSFKRKATRAIKEIRKFAKQQMNTDDVRIDLRLNKFIWSRGIRNPPFRVRVRLSRRRNEDEESSRPFYTLATLVPVASFKGLGTENVDEGSE; encoded by the exons ATGCCTCGTCGCAAGACTGAGAAGCGCCAGTCGGCCATCGACAAGGTGGTAACCAGGGAATACACCATCAACCTCCATGCCCGCCTTCATGGAGTCAGTTTCAAGAGGAAAGCAACCCGTGCCATCAAGGAGATCCGCAAGTTCGCCAAGCAGCAGATGAACACGGATGATGTACGCATTGACTTGAGGCTTAACAAGTTTATTTGGAGCCGTGGCATCAG GAACCCTCCTTTCCGCGTACGTGTGAGACTTTCTCGCCGCCGCAATGAAGATGAGGAATCCAGCCGCCCATTCTACACCTTGGCAACTCTTGTGCCTGTCGCTTCCTTCAAGGGACTTGGAACCGAGAATGTAGATGAAGGCTCTGAGTAA